The sequence GGAACCAAATTGTGCTGTGAAAAAAGCAGTTGAAGAGGGAAAAATAAATAAAAGTAGATATGATTTTTATATAAGAACATTTGAAGAATTACTGAATGGGAGGAATGCAAAATGGTAATATTATCACCGTCAATTTTAGCAGCTGATTTTAAAAGATTAGGAGAACAGGTTTCAAGATTGGATAAGTCTGGAGCAGAATTTATTCACATTGATGTAATGGATGGAAATTTTGTGCCAAATATTTCTTTAGGGTTTCCTGTAATAAAGTCAATAAGAGAAATAACTAAGAAGGTTTTTGATGTACATTTAATGATTGAACAACCTTCAAAATATATTGATGAGTTTATAGCATGTGGTGCAGATATGATTACAATACATTATGAAGCAGATAAACATATAGATAGAACCATAAACTACATTAAGAGCAAAGGTTGTAAAGTTGGAATAGCTTTAAATCCTGGCACACCTACTTGCGTTATAAAGGATTTGATTCCTCAGTTAGACATGGTACTTATAATGTCTGTAAATCCTGGATTTGGAGGACAAAAATTCATAGAGTATAGCAAAGATAAAATTAAAGAAGTATCTTTAATGGCTAAAAATATAGGCAAGGATTTACTAATCGAAGTAGATGGAGGAGTTGATCCAACTAATATTAAGAGTTTAGTAGAATGCGGTGCCAATGTTCTTGTAGCAGGATCTGCTGTATTCAAAGATGATAAAATAGAGGAAAATATAGATAACTTAAGAAAGGCATTATGATTTATGAAATGTGTAATTGTTGCAGGAGGAACTGAGCCAAA comes from Clostridium sp. TW13 and encodes:
- the rpe gene encoding ribulose-phosphate 3-epimerase, translated to MVILSPSILAADFKRLGEQVSRLDKSGAEFIHIDVMDGNFVPNISLGFPVIKSIREITKKVFDVHLMIEQPSKYIDEFIACGADMITIHYEADKHIDRTINYIKSKGCKVGIALNPGTPTCVIKDLIPQLDMVLIMSVNPGFGGQKFIEYSKDKIKEVSLMAKNIGKDLLIEVDGGVDPTNIKSLVECGANVLVAGSAVFKDDKIEENIDNLRKAL